The following DNA comes from Anastrepha obliqua isolate idAnaObli1 chromosome 1, idAnaObli1_1.0, whole genome shotgun sequence.
GATACTTCCGAaacgcggattgtagatggagagaccagacgaaatacAGTGCGGGAGCGCTAGTTGGATTGTGGAAGAATCTCCACTTTAACCAAGCAACCAAACGTCATTCttcttgtcttttcttcatttcgttaataataattaaacaaaccaaaaactccgaaatattccactaaagcaatttctatgaagacAAACCTTTCAGAACAGTCttaacagctgattgtcaattttggaggtaatctgccatgtgtgaacgggtagatgaattttgtggatttattgctaattaactgcatatgtgaacgttcTTTTATTCCATTTCGGCCCTTTTTGAAAAACCCTatgcaattaaaatataatCGAAAATCGGACTATGAGATTTCCCTGAGTTACACTATTTTCTTATATCATTTAACGAAGGCCTACAATAAATCTAACTAATGAAAAACGTGCACAGAACTAGCGCCTTATGGGACGGTACTGGTTCCCATTCTGCTTTCAATTGCCTACTTTTCCACGGTGATGTCCTACATTAATGTGTCGAATCAAACATTTACCCACAcacatatggatgtatgtgtgtatatatgtgagtactgcatacttacatatttatgaaCTGATACATAAACTcgtttacaaatatgtatgtatgtatgtatgtatgtggaagTGCATATGTACCTACTTACATGACACTGGATGTTGCATGGCTATtgcaaccaaaaattttatagtGCATTATATATGTACTTGCATGCAACAGCTTAAGAACGAATGCGCATGAgcaagcatatttttattttttttttcacaaaaactctattttgttgttgttattggcatTTTACAAGCCTAGAGGCATTCAACCGATtggcacttacatatgtactccAAGTACACAAGCAGACGATCCGGACCAGGaaaagttacatacatacatatgtatgtatctacatgcGAACCGGTTTGTGTAATTACTAgggtgataataaaaaataattacgaGGGCTGTGCACAAAATTCGCATTTTTTCAACTACAAAATATAGGCGAATGTAATGCAgacttaaaagattcatataCAGATAGAGTGAATTCAAccatggtgaaaaaatttggaaggTGTGACCAATATCAGACGCTTAACCGGCTCGCagcaaatttgaaagaatcagctgattggttgACGTAACCGGGGGCAATACagtggtttgtttacgaaaaaactgagattgtgttggtgagaTAAGAAAAACGTCAACACAGTCACACTTCATTACCGTTTGAACAACGACTAATGGGGTAAGTGTGtgaaaatgtgtgaaatgagcggtcAGAATTTTGCTGTCGAATCTCCCAAGTggcgtggcagccaaagttcccctcaccattttctttttcaccatagctaaatagcaaacctgtCCGTTACCACGACAGACGTTTCTACGTACCCGGAACGACCCggttttatatccggccaacaacagcattccccatatatgtataggGATtggttatgctgctacaacaacaacaccagcaaacctggtatctatcctTGGGTGACGTGACAACTGAAGTTACTTGCATTATTTCGTTTCTCATCTTAGCTGAACCAGGATTGGcaggtaatctatcatccttggattCGGCCATTGCCAATTTACTAGAACGCATCGAGAAGGTAGATTCTTCACTTCAGGTTTTATGAAGTTCGGACAAACAGCAGCGGAGTTATTGTGTCTGCAGTGGCAGTATTTTGAAGTAATCACTACGAAATTGATGCCTATTGATGCCGAACCGTTTTGATTGAATGAACTAAGTTTGTGGTAATAGTTGTTCATGTCGTTCCAGACAATGGTATACGTGATTGCAGCACGATTGTGAAGATGATGATGAGCAACATGTTGGTCAACTGAAAACtgtgaacaaatttttagacAACCAATTTTTAGACTGAAATGAGAGCAGCAAACGTCGCGTTTTAAGAGCGACTAGTGCTACGTTAAATCAAGGAACAACAACTAAAGAGTGCCTCAAAAATGACTACTTCTTCGTTTTCTGCAGCCAACATCACTTGCTAACACGCTGATTTTCCAAACGCTCAGCGTTGCCGCTGCGTGACTTCAATTTGATTCATACAAATTGGCATgagaaatttttcacaaataaacgACGATGCCGCTCTAATTTAGATATGCCTGTTAATGAATTTTTACCTAATATTTGTGCTGCGAGGTACATGAATGTTCTAAAAGAATGGAGTATTTCttcttcacttcaaaaaaagatCAAAATTCTTGGATTAAGGATCAATGAAAGCAAAACGAAATACATCGCAAGACTTAACACGTTGAGAAAGCGCTAGACCTTCCAattatcttcttctttttaattggcgcgataacctcttaaccggcgccagttggacacaccaagtgaagccaagtccttctccacctgatctttccaacgcggagtaggccttcttcttcttctgctaccaccagctggtaccgcatcgaatactttcagagtaatgtttgccttgcggtatgaggtcttgcattgtcgtggtgaaacaaaactttgcgtctattcttCAGCTTTggaacctttcccaactgaaccaggggattgtgaactgttccatgcgaagaatttaacctctgagctatcatatcgactgccaaatttggctcagcttccacgagttcgagcaaggcatCGGAGTTAAAGATGGGAcagacgaccagcgcgcggggcatactccacgtcgcagttaccacctcggaattttgaaaaccacttttgcgcagacCTTACATTCACGGTATCCTcttcgtgaacagtgtttatttctgcagcagcagttgttgcatttttaccacttttgtaaaaaaaatacaaaatatgtctcttatacgcgttcgaagattgcattttattttttaagaacgcgtgcttctatccgcgattaaaatcacttattGAATTCACAATaccatatatcaaagaaaatataaatagttccgcgaataattttttgtatgcaaaaatcgttcaaaagtgaaattatgggtaaaatacgcatgaacgtatggactgacctgatagtacAATAAACATATgccaatatataaataagtataagtaaatacatataagtCTAACAGGATCTATGAAATTCCTAAGTAAGcccattaaaatttaattaaattaaaaatcattaaaatcaatAGGAGaaggaaatatataaaacaGCGTCACGTTTAAAAtcgaatcgattttttttttcgtaatagaATTCAACAACACGTCTGATAGTATTGGAGCAGTTGCCTTAACAACAAAACTAATTCATATTATCAAGTGGTTGTTTTCAGCTTGAAATCTACAAATAATCGAAAGTTTCTTTAATCTCGTTTGAACTTCGCCTGACCTTTCTATAATTATAAGAACCGTTAAGCGATAATGTGGGCATCAACGGACAGAAGTGATTCGATTGGACTTCAGAAATTCATTTTAAGAAATTCTGTTTTAGTTTGTATTCGAATCATTGAATTACAGCATCGAAATGGGGCCGCGGATGCATTTTTTGTTAGTGGTTTTTATCGCTGCAATCGCCAGAGAGGCAAAGGTAagcaaatataaacaaaaaacaaactgatTATGGAATATTTGTGTAACATAAACAACATCAAACTCTAATCTTTTCAAATAGCTCACGAACGCCAATGTGATCTTTCGCTTTGAACTGGATTTTCATGTAAAATCTGATAAGTCGACGGAGCAGGAAGATGTTATTAATAAAACTGTAATCTTCAATAATGACCACATCACCGTCAAAAACAATCTCAATCCTGATGAGTCaatagaagaaaaattaacTGAACGCCCGGAGGAGTTGTTGCTGGTCACAACCACCGTTGAGCCCCCCAGATCTATGTCTGATTTTTGGTTGGAAGAGCAAAACCTCACTGGGATgactgataaaaaattaaaagaaattgtaGAAGCGTTAACCAAGCTGAATGAGGAAATATCGCCAGTGGTAGGGCGCAGTGACTTTGGGTCATCTAAGGTGAAGATAATCACACgctatttgaatattttggatGCTTCGGCGGCCGAGGCGCTCAGCTCGAACACCACCAGCTCCggcaataaatttgaatatctgcgaaaatttataaaattagtgGACAAGTTGAAGGAGCCCCCCATGGGAGTGAATGGCGGGGAACGCACGATGGAGTATCTGATACTTAAATTAGCgctggaaaaatatcaaatcgcAAAACTGCAAGCTGACGTAGAAGAGCAAGTGATTGCGGCCGAGAAGGCGTGGCAGCAGTATCGTGAATCGAAATTGGTTGAAGTGAACATTTGAGAATGAGTAGTAGAATCTCGTTCGGAGTTTAAACCTTGAAGGAGTGATTTAACAAAAATGcgtgaaatttaattaaagcaaATGTAGCGTAGATATGTAATCAAATAACGGTTACTGGTGACcagatgttttcattaaaatgtaATCTACTGCGGAaatatattatgtaaaaaaatagcatacaattaaaattatgaCTTTTTTTATTCCGACGTATTATATACCTAAAAAAAGATTATTACAGTAACAGACTAAGCTAAaggcatttgtttttacgaaatAATGCTGCAATAATTCTCTCTCGTGTCAGGTCTgtaaaatgtgtatattatttccTCTGCTTTTTCGCAGTGAGATGActaggtaaggttaggttgaagcggtagTCCACAGTGGGACACATTCAGGCTCATGGCCCACAGTGATGCCACGTGGGGAACTAGCCCCTATccctcctaaaaccaatgtgtacttttcaaaaatcttaTAAGATCCTTAATTCTGACAGAGCCGACattttccaattcattaaaggattgtctacccaaaatggcgagtctaagtctgaatagagcaggacagtgacgcagaaggtgcgggatcgctttttcctcttcctcatcaacaCAAGTTCTGCAAAAGTCATGTACTTGtgcacccatcctttgggcgtgcctacctattaggcaatgccccgttatgactgaactcagtgtgctaagactgtgtttattttggcttagcaaagattctgtgcgtttagcattgagagttggccacagttgacgggagcttttgcaggtggcttcattacgccatctttcgtttgctttccttactatttcttcaaggatgagtaacttgtaagggtatgcctatgtcattgtctatgtactcatcggtcaacttggtgccgagtctcgctaggtcatcggctctgcagttaccctcaatgccGCGATGGCCAAGAAGCTATATTATCCTTAAGcaaaatgactcagccatctcgttaagaaatgtgcggcatttcatggctaccttggaggttttcgactgttttgtgaggggtTTTATCGCAGTGTCACGgatttcattattgccatcagttcagcctgaaagacactacagtagtcggggagcggGAAACTGAAGTACATATgtagatccccagatgctcggagtaaacacctccgcccaccctttgagccatctgtgtatatatGGATAGACTCgtcctgtcttacatcgtcccgttcctactcttcccttgagggtaggagggtcgtgaacgttgtaatggcaagtgcACCAATCCGGGAACCtccgaagtgccagccaggattgtGCCCTGACCGTAGCtctttttcttacaaaaaccaagccatagttatcgatattgaTAGTTCTCATGCTGCTGAAAACACACCCGATGCTGCGAGTTGAAGTGATAAGGTTCAGTTGGGATTTTAAAACTCTCTCtattaattgcaatttttttaaatactttttcttaatatttaaaaattttactttcgaATGAATTCCAATGGAATTGCCGGAGAATTTCAATGAAGTTGACTTGGAAgtggattattattattattactgatTCGCTGTTTGTGCATTGCGACctgaagagatctattgtgcagccatgtagcctaccTGTATtcaaacagttttaggctggtaataaattctaaaactgctgtaggcttaa
Coding sequences within:
- the LOC129249215 gene encoding uncharacterized protein LOC129249215, which codes for MGPRMHFLLVVFIAAIAREAKLTNANVIFRFELDFHVKSDKSTEQEDVINKTVIFNNDHITVKNNLNPDESIEEKLTERPEELLLVTTTVEPPRSMSDFWLEEQNLTGMTDKKLKEIVEALTKLNEEISPVVGRSDFGSSKVKIITRYLNILDASAAEALSSNTTSSGNKFEYLRKFIKLVDKLKEPPMGVNGGERTMEYLILKLALEKYQIAKLQADVEEQVIAAEKAWQQYRESKLVEVNI